The DNA segment TCCATCGCGGTGTTGAGTTTCCTTGGTTTCGACGGCATTTCGACGCTGGCCGAGGAGTCGACGGGCAAACGCAACCCCGCCGGTCGCGCCATGCTGATCGCGCTGTTCGTGGTGGCGACGCTGTTCGTGGTGCAGACGTGGCTGGCCAGCCTGCTCGCCGGTGGGCGGGAGTCGTTCAGCGACGACGAGACGGGCAACGCGTTCTTCACCCTGGTGCAGGCGGCGGCCAACACCGGCTGGATGAACGCGTTCTTCGTGGTCAACGTGCTGGCCGTGGGGTTCGCCAACGCCATGGCGGCCCAGGCCGCCACCAGCCGGCTGCTGTTCTCGATGAGCCGCGACCGCCAGCTGCCCGGGTTCCTGTCGCGCATCAGCAGCCGTCAGGTGCCGATGGCGGCGCTGCTGACGGTGAGCGCGCTCAGCCTGGTGCTGGTGCTGTTCTTCGTCGGGCAGATCGGGCTGATCTCGTCCCTGGTGAACTTCGGTGCCCTGTTCGGGTTCTGCCTGCTGCACCTCTCGGTGCTCTGGTACTACCTGGTGCGCCAGAAGTCGAAGAACTACCTACTGCACCTCGTCGTGCCCACCCTCGGATTCCTGATCATCGCCTATGTGCTGATCAACGCCGACGCGCTGGCGAAGATCGGCGGTGCGGTGTGGCTGGCCATCGGTGCGGTCATCTTCGGGATCAACGTCTTCCGCGGACGCGGGGTCCCCGAACTGGCCACGGAGCAGGAGATCGACACCATCGGCGAGGGTTCGGTCGGGGGCGTCACCGAGCCGCGGTGACGACTGCGCGCTCGAGCGCCCCGACCAGATCGCCGCGCTCGCCGACCGTCACGTCGGCCAGCCCGAGCCACTGCGCCATCGTCGTGAGTTCCACTGCCAGCGCGGCGGCGACCCGCGA comes from the Mycolicibacterium litorale genome and includes:
- a CDS encoding APC family permease; translated protein: MATSDTNASAGAGLDGQRSLESFGYKQELNRSVATVDLVVYGLVFMVPIAPWAIFGTVYNSASGMVPLVYLVGLVAMIFTALAYSQMAKSFPLAGSVFSYVGRGIHPAAGFFAGWAILLDYLLVPTLLYVFAAESMIGLFPGTPRWLWAVIFVLVNTVINLAGVGSLKLANRVFLVIELVFVAIFVVIAVRAINGQSLPDVGWSISPVWDPSVVSAPLLATALSIAVLSFLGFDGISTLAEESTGKRNPAGRAMLIALFVVATLFVVQTWLASLLAGGRESFSDDETGNAFFTLVQAAANTGWMNAFFVVNVLAVGFANAMAAQAATSRLLFSMSRDRQLPGFLSRISSRQVPMAALLTVSALSLVLVLFFVGQIGLISSLVNFGALFGFCLLHLSVLWYYLVRQKSKNYLLHLVVPTLGFLIIAYVLINADALAKIGGAVWLAIGAVIFGINVFRGRGVPELATEQEIDTIGEGSVGGVTEPR